A window of Ignavibacteriales bacterium contains these coding sequences:
- the infB gene encoding translation initiation factor IF-2 — protein MPETVKDKKLRLYKFATEHNLATETLVEFLQKNGYEVKSHMALLTDEMVADIKSFFKKDIEKAEKHYKKISDFQKKRSDHDEAEAALESSKKAAGKKQTGEKESDLFKGKDTVAESAATVQAAEITETVTEAEPADEKIEEVSEELKSYKTETEIAIEGRRKGLTIVGKMDLKERREKPETVSTAPQVKPSEVAAGDKDADKKSKKKKKVLKSKKKTAGPGEGPEEVTVAKKKRKIKRLEIDKREVEDAIKRTLLSMDESAVGDRASIRKRKRKEKQDIQDQILQQKELDKTKISVTEYIAVNELANLMSVSVSDVISKCISLGLMVSINQRLDVETITLVADEFGFEIELQAAYQADIDADVPDTIESLKPRPPVVTIMGHVDHGKTSLLDYIRRANVVAGEAGGITQHIGAYKVITEDGKQISFLDTPGHEAFTAMRARGARVTDIVVLVVAADDAVMPQTVEAINHAQAANVPIIIAINKIDKPNSNIEKIKQQLADRNVLVEEWGGKYQCVEISAKSGKNVDLLLEKIALEAELLELKANPARLGRGTIIESQLDKGKGITATVLVQKGIVRIGDPFIAGVVHGRVRAMFDERNKKVFEAGPSTPVLVLGFESAPQAGDNFTVAESEREAREISLKRMQLKREQDHRQVHHITLDEIASQISHGGFKELPVIVKGDVDGSIEALSDSLMKLSNQEVSVRVIHKGVGAISEGDVLLAAASGAIIVGFHVRPNTNARKLAEAEKVDIRLYNVIYDAINEVKSALEGLLSPVVSEEVVATLEVRDIFKVPKAGTIAGCSVQDGKITRGNKVRLFREGIAVYEGEISSLRRFKDDVREVEKGYECGLSIANFNDIKVGDVVEAYKMIETKKKLE, from the coding sequence ATGCCGGAAACAGTAAAAGACAAAAAATTACGACTATACAAATTTGCTACTGAGCATAATCTTGCTACTGAAACTTTAGTTGAGTTTTTACAAAAGAATGGTTACGAAGTAAAATCTCATATGGCTCTGTTGACCGATGAAATGGTGGCTGATATAAAGTCATTTTTCAAAAAGGATATTGAGAAAGCTGAAAAGCATTATAAGAAAATTTCGGATTTTCAGAAAAAGAGAAGTGACCACGATGAAGCGGAAGCCGCTTTAGAATCATCAAAGAAAGCTGCTGGAAAAAAACAGACCGGAGAAAAAGAAAGTGATCTATTCAAAGGAAAAGATACTGTTGCAGAATCGGCAGCAACTGTTCAAGCCGCTGAAATTACAGAAACCGTTACTGAAGCTGAGCCGGCTGATGAAAAAATTGAAGAAGTTTCTGAAGAATTAAAATCTTATAAAACAGAAACTGAAATTGCTATTGAAGGAAGAAGGAAAGGATTAACTATTGTTGGCAAGATGGATCTGAAGGAACGGAGAGAAAAACCGGAAACAGTTTCAACAGCTCCTCAGGTTAAACCATCAGAAGTTGCTGCGGGAGATAAAGATGCCGACAAGAAAAGTAAGAAGAAAAAGAAAGTTCTAAAGTCCAAGAAAAAAACAGCCGGACCCGGTGAAGGTCCCGAGGAAGTTACAGTTGCTAAGAAGAAAAGAAAAATAAAACGTCTGGAAATTGATAAACGTGAAGTTGAAGATGCAATTAAGCGAACATTACTAAGTATGGATGAATCTGCAGTTGGAGATAGAGCATCAATCCGTAAAAGAAAGAGAAAAGAGAAACAAGATATTCAAGATCAGATTCTACAGCAGAAAGAATTAGACAAAACAAAAATTTCAGTAACGGAATACATTGCTGTTAACGAACTTGCAAATCTTATGAGTGTTTCAGTAAGCGATGTAATTTCAAAATGTATTTCACTTGGATTGATGGTTTCTATTAATCAACGGCTAGATGTTGAAACAATTACACTTGTTGCTGATGAATTTGGATTTGAAATTGAACTTCAAGCTGCATATCAAGCTGATATTGATGCAGATGTTCCGGATACTATTGAGTCGCTCAAGCCCCGTCCGCCTGTTGTTACAATTATGGGCCACGTTGATCACGGTAAAACATCTTTGCTGGATTACATCCGCAGAGCCAACGTAGTTGCTGGTGAAGCCGGCGGAATAACTCAGCACATAGGTGCTTACAAAGTAATCACCGAAGACGGCAAACAAATTTCATTTCTCGATACTCCTGGTCACGAAGCATTTACTGCTATGCGTGCACGCGGTGCAAGAGTTACAGATATTGTAGTTTTGGTCGTAGCCGCAGATGATGCAGTGATGCCTCAAACTGTCGAAGCGATCAATCATGCTCAAGCGGCAAATGTTCCAATAATAATTGCTATCAATAAAATAGATAAACCGAATTCCAACATAGAAAAGATCAAACAACAGCTTGCTGATAGAAATGTTTTAGTTGAGGAATGGGGCGGAAAATATCAGTGTGTTGAAATCTCTGCCAAATCCGGAAAAAATGTTGACCTTCTTTTAGAAAAAATTGCTCTTGAAGCAGAATTGCTGGAATTAAAAGCAAACCCGGCACGGTTGGGACGCGGTACAATCATTGAATCTCAGCTCGATAAAGGAAAAGGCATTACTGCCACTGTCCTTGTTCAAAAAGGCATTGTAAGGATAGGCGATCCGTTCATTGCTGGTGTTGTACACGGACGTGTGCGAGCAATGTTCGATGAACGGAATAAAAAAGTTTTTGAAGCCGGACCATCAACACCTGTACTTGTGCTTGGTTTTGAATCAGCACCTCAAGCAGGAGATAATTTTACAGTTGCAGAATCTGAAAGAGAAGCGCGCGAAATTAGTTTGAAACGAATGCAGTTGAAACGCGAACAAGATCATCGTCAAGTACATCATATTACTCTTGACGAAATTGCAAGTCAAATTAGTCATGGCGGATTTAAGGAACTTCCGGTAATCGTTAAAGGCGATGTGGATGGTTCTATTGAGGCATTATCAGATTCGTTAATGAAATTATCAAATCAAGAAGTTTCGGTTCGTGTTATTCACAAAGGTGTTGGTGCAATTTCAGAAGGTGATGTTCTTTTAGCGGCAGCATCCGGTGCTATTATAGTTGGATTCCACGTACGCCCAAATACAAATGCAAGAAAACTTGCTGAAGCCGAAAAAGTAGACATTCGTCTCTACAATGTTATTTATGATGCAATCAACGAAGTCAAATCTGCTCTAGAAGGATTACTCTCTCCTGTTGTTTCCGAAGAAGTTGTTGCTACTCTTGAAGTCCGAGATATTTTCAAAGTTCCGAAAGCGGGAACAATTGCCGGATGTTCTGTTCAAGATGGTAAAATTACTAGAGGAAATAAAGTACGGTTGTTCAGAGAAGGAATTGCTGTTTACGAAGGCGAGATCAGTTCATTAAGAAGATTTAAAGATGATGTCCGTGAAGTTGAGAAAGGTTATGAATGCGGTCTCAGCATTGCAAACTTTAATGATATTAAAGTAGGCGATGTTGTTGAAGCTTATAAAATGATAGAAACCAAAAAGAAATTAGAGTAA
- the nusA gene encoding transcription termination factor NusA translates to MNTEIVESFAQMVREKSLDKDVLAGIIEEIFGIMVKKKYGLEAKYDVVVNMDKGDIEIFLERTIVETVNDPGTEISIVEVNEKGNADNLEVGEDFVEKIELKEFGRRLINLARQSLNQKIREIEKELVYNEYSEMLGEIVVGDIYQVRRNDVLINHNKNELILPRNEQIPREKYRKGDTIRAVIKDVRKTPNGPLIVISRGDNLFLRRLFEIEIPEIYDGVIEIKGIAREPGERAKIAVESNDARIDAVGACVGMKGVRIHAIVRELNNENIDVINYTDDSIVFIQRCLAPAKLKQIEVDEEAKKCVVTADSDQVSLIVGRNGVNIRLAIKLSGYEIEVIRQEKPFEEYDEDIELVELKEELGSEVVDLLINNRLDTALEVLGAGIDKLKEIEGVDEEKAKQIIETLENQFEEEE, encoded by the coding sequence ACCGAGATAGTAGAATCCTTTGCTCAGATGGTCCGGGAGAAAAGTCTTGACAAAGATGTTCTTGCAGGAATCATTGAAGAAATTTTTGGAATTATGGTTAAGAAAAAATATGGACTTGAAGCTAAGTATGATGTGGTCGTTAATATGGATAAGGGCGATATAGAAATATTTCTTGAAAGAACAATTGTTGAAACAGTTAATGATCCCGGTACCGAAATCAGCATTGTTGAAGTTAACGAAAAAGGGAATGCGGACAATCTTGAAGTCGGGGAAGACTTTGTTGAAAAGATCGAGCTAAAAGAATTTGGAAGAAGATTGATTAATCTAGCACGCCAAAGTTTAAACCAAAAGATCCGCGAGATCGAAAAAGAATTAGTTTATAATGAATACAGCGAAATGCTCGGCGAGATCGTTGTTGGAGATATTTATCAAGTTAGAAGAAATGATGTACTTATCAATCACAATAAGAATGAACTTATTCTTCCGCGTAACGAACAAATACCAAGAGAGAAATACAGAAAAGGTGATACAATCCGCGCAGTCATTAAGGATGTTAGAAAAACTCCGAACGGACCGCTTATTGTAATATCACGCGGAGATAATCTTTTCTTAAGAAGATTATTTGAAATTGAAATCCCCGAAATCTATGACGGAGTAATAGAGATAAAAGGAATTGCACGTGAACCTGGCGAAAGAGCAAAAATTGCTGTTGAATCAAATGATGCCCGTATAGATGCGGTTGGAGCTTGCGTTGGTATGAAAGGTGTTCGAATTCATGCAATCGTACGTGAATTGAACAATGAGAATATTGATGTTATAAATTATACCGATGACTCGATTGTATTTATTCAAAGATGTCTTGCACCGGCTAAGCTAAAGCAAATCGAAGTTGATGAAGAAGCTAAAAAGTGTGTTGTTACTGCCGATAGTGATCAAGTATCATTAATTGTTGGTCGTAACGGTGTTAATATCCGGCTTGCAATTAAACTCAGCGGTTATGAGATCGAAGTTATCAGACAAGAAAAACCATTTGAAGAATATGATGAAGATATAGAACTTGTTGAATTAAAAGAAGAGTTAGGATCTGAAGTAGTTGATCTCTTGATTAATAACAGATTAGATACTGCGCTTGAAGTTCTTGGAGCCGGTATTGATAAGTTAAAAGAAATTGAAGGCGTTGATGAAGAAAAAGCCAAGCAGATAATTGAAACTCTTGAAAATCAATTTGAAGAAGAAGAATAA